The following DNA comes from Chitinophaga nivalis.
TCACGACCTTTGATTTCTTTCATATTCTCGGTCATGCTGGCTGCTTTCTCGTCAAATTCCTTCATTTTTTTAGTGTACTCATCCACCAGGGCCTTTCCATCTCCTTCCAATCCCTGTGCAAAAGTTTGCAGATCAGTTTCTGCTTTTTTAGCCTCCGGCATGCTGGCAACCAGCGCCTGAGCATTGATATGCGCTACTTTGGATTGCGCCATTGCATTCACGCTGAACAAACCTGTAACTGCCACAAAAGCAATAATTACGTACTTCTTCATGATGTTGTCTGTGTTTAAAAAAAATTTAAATACTTATAGTTAAAAAATAGGTGCGTACTTATTTTTTCACGCCCAGGGATCTTAATATTTCTTCGCTTTTATCCAGTTTCGGATCGGAGAATATGACAGTCTGACCAGAGGCCTTATCCAGTACAAAATCATACATTCTGCCAGCTGCCAGCTTCTGTACGGCATTGTAGATTTTATCCTGAATAGGTTTTACCAGTTCTTCTCTCTTCTTAAAGAGATCTCCTTCATAACCAAAACGTTTCTTCTGTAGTTCCTTTGCTTCTTTCTCACGGGCTACAATCTCCTCTTCCCGTTTTCTTTTCAGTTCTTCTGTCAGCATTACCTGCTCCGCCTGATAAGATTTATACATCTTATCTACTTCCTGAAATTTGGCGTCAATTTCTTTCTGCCATTGTTCCGCCACCGCATCCAGTTTCTTCTGAGATTCTTTGTACTCAGGAATACTTTCCAGGATATATTTGGTATCTATCACACAATAGCGCTGCGCACTTGCTGCTCCCGCCATAGTCAACATAATAGCTGCTGTAATAAACAATTTCTTCATGCTACAATAGATTTTTTTTGCGAAACCAAACCATGGTTAAACTTGCAATATATAATTTATTTCCACATTATTCTGGTTCGAAACCGAGCATAAAGGTAAACTTAGCTGCATCTTTCAGACCACCACCGGCTTTCAGACGGTCAAACCCGATACCATAGTCAAACCCGAGCAAACCAAACATCGGCAGGTAGAAACGCATACCGATACCCGCAGAACGGCGCAGGTTAAAGGGATTGAAGTCTTTCATATCGCGGTAACCATTGGCGGCTTCCACAAATGCCAGCCCGAAAATGGTAGAGCTTGGATTCAGACTGAAAGGATAACGCAGCTCCATTACGTATTTGTTAAATACTGTGAAACCTTCGTATCCCTGTGGCTGACCAGACTCAGGATTGTAGCTCGGATCGGAAGTATAGTATACCGGATAACCTCTTTGGGAGATGATATCACGATCGTAGATGGCAAAGTTACTCAGACCATCGCCACCCAGCTCGAAGCGGCCGAAAGGTGATAACCTGGTACGGTTGTTATAACGACCGATATAACCAAATTTAGCAGCTACTTTCAATACGAAGGTTTTATTGTCGCTGCCCATCGGACGGCTCAATGGTACGTACCATTCTGCATTGAAGCGGTATTTCTGGTATTCGATGAATTTAAACTG
Coding sequences within:
- a CDS encoding OmpH family outer membrane protein, with translation MKKYVIIAFVAVTGLFSVNAMAQSKVAHINAQALVASMPEAKKAETDLQTFAQGLEGDGKALVDEYTKKMKEFDEKAASMTENMKEIKGREIQDAQKRIQDYREGAEQKVQAKQQELLKPIYDKARKAIEDVAKEKGYGYVVDSSAGMLLVSPAADDILAPVKAKLGIK
- a CDS encoding OmpH family outer membrane protein, producing the protein MKKLFITAAIMLTMAGAASAQRYCVIDTKYILESIPEYKESQKKLDAVAEQWQKEIDAKFQEVDKMYKSYQAEQVMLTEELKRKREEEIVAREKEAKELQKKRFGYEGDLFKKREELVKPIQDKIYNAVQKLAAGRMYDFVLDKASGQTVIFSDPKLDKSEEILRSLGVKK